One Cryptomeria japonica chromosome 9, Sugi_1.0, whole genome shotgun sequence genomic window carries:
- the LOC131858315 gene encoding ATP-dependent DNA helicase Q-like SIM — MGIDKSNVQQVIHYGWPQNLEAYYQEAGRAGRGGLLADCTLYADMTRLPSLLPSRRDAEQTQNALSMLSDCFRYEVSTTCCRAKTLVQYFGEDLIAMKCGICDICIKGPPKCESLIKEAEILLRVLVELQSSVNYGQSDLNNKRIGDHHFGRCS, encoded by the exons ATGGGAATTGACAAGTCAAATGTTCAGCAAGTTATTCATTATGGTTGGCCACAGAACTTGGAGGCTTATTATCAAGAAGCTGGTAGAGCTGGAAGAGGTGGATTACTAGCGGATTGTACTTTATATGCTGACATGACAAGGCTTCCATCACTATTACCTAGTAGAAGAGATGCAGAACAAACTCAAAATGCACTTAGTATGCTGTCAGACTGTTTTAGATATGAGGTTTCAACAACATGTTGCAGAGCGAAAACACTGGTTCAGTACTTTGGGGAGGATCTGATTGCAATGAAATGTGGAAT ATGTGATATTTGCATAAAAGGGCCACCCAAATGTGAGAGCCTCATCAAGGAAGCAGAGATATTACTTAGGGTTTTGGTGGAACTGCAGAGCAGTGTAAATTATGGACAATCAGACCTTAATAATAAAAGAATTGGAGATCATCATTTTGGAAGATGCTCATAA
- the LOC131858645 gene encoding ATP-dependent DNA helicase Q-like SIM, with product MGIDKSNVWQVIHYGWPQSLEAYYQEAGRAGRGGLLANCTLYADMTRLPSLLPSRRDAEQTQNALSMLSDCFRYGVSTTCCKAKTLVQYFGEDLIAMKCGICDICIKGPPKCESLIKEAEILLSVLVELQSSVNYGQSDLNNKRTGDHHFGRCSEMVSFKEVIERVI from the exons ATGGGAATTGACAAGTCAAATGTTTGGCAAGTTATTCATTATGGTTGGCCACAAAGCTTGGAGGCTTATTATCAAGAAGCTGGTAGAGCTGGAAGAGGTGGATTACTAGCAAATTGTACTTTATATGCTGACATGACAAGGCTTCCATCACTATTACCTAGTAGAAGAGATGCAGAACAAACTCAAAATGCACTTAGTATGCTGTCAGACTGTTTTAGATATGGGGTTTCAACAACATGTTGCAAAGCGAAAACACTGGTTCAATACTTTGGGGAGGATCTGATTGCAATGAAATGTGGAAT ATGTGATATTTGCATAAAAGGGCCACCCAAATGTGAGAGCCTCATCAAGGAAGCAGAGATATTACTTAGTGTTTTGGTGGAACTGCAGAGCAGTGTAAATTATGGACAATCAGACCTTAATAATAAAAGAACTGGAGATCATCATTTTGGAAGATGCTCAGAAATGGTTTCCTTCAAGGAGGTCATTGAAAGGGTGATATAA